The DNA segment TCCATAAAGGACCATAAATGATAGCCTTTTGCGTTACAACCTTCTTCAATCGCTTGATGAAGCCATTGGAGGTGACCCTTAATAAACTCAATGCGGTAGTCATCCTCAATAATGCCATCTTGGATAAAACGTCCTTCATCTTGAACGCCCATTCCATTTTCTGAAACAAACGATTCTATGTTCCCATAATTCTCCTTAAGATTCATCATAATATCGTATATCCCTTTTTCATAGATTTCCCAGCCACGGTATTTGTTCATTTTTCTACCTGGCATTTCATAGTTGTCAAAAAACCAATCTGGCATAAATGGGCTATAAGGGTTAGGCAAATGATCTTTTGCTTTGACTCGACGAGGCTGATAATAGTTTACTCCCAGCAAATCAACTGTATTTGCTTCCATTAAGACTGCATCACCTTCCTCTGTTTGGGGAAGGTGTCCATGTTCTTCTAAGAGCTTAATTAACTCTTGCGGATACTTCCCTAACACTGCCGGATCTAAAAAGCTTCTGTTAAAAAATAAGTCAGCAATCTGGGATGCTTTTAGGTCAGCAGGATTTTGGCTTCTCGGATAAGAAGGGGTTAGATTCAATATGACACCGATTTGACTTTCATCAAATTGATGGAACCTGAATGCCTTGATAGATTTGGCGTTAGCAATCATAGTATTATAGCCGACCTGAATGGCACGCTTCGCATCAACAACGTTGGGATAATGAAAATCATAAAGGTATCCGCCTTCGACCGGCACGATTGGCTCGTTAAAGGTGAACCATTTCTTCACTCGATCTCCAAAAAGTTCAAAGCATGTGTTCGCATACTCTACAAATAAGTCTACAACCTCTCTGTTCTCCCAACCGCCAATTTCCTGCATTTCAAGCGGCATATCAAAATGGAAAAGATTAACGAACGGCTCAATATCGTGAGCCATTAATTCATCAATGACACGGTTATAAAATTGCACTGCTTCTTGATTGATTTCCCCCTTGCCCCCTGGAATTAATCTCGACCAGGATATAGAGAAGCGAAACGTATTATGCCCTATTTCTTTCATTCTTTTAATATCTTCTTGATAAGTGTAATAGAAATTAGAAGTTGTTTCCGGTCCTACGCCTTCAAAGAAGCGGTTAGG comes from the Halobacillus shinanisalinarum genome and includes:
- a CDS encoding glycoside hydrolase family 1 protein; the encoded protein is MSVDYTFPEGFWWGSATSATQIEGAASQGGKGQNIWDYWYAKEPNRFFEGVGPETTSNFYYTYQEDIKRMKEIGHNTFRFSISWSRLIPGGKGEINQEAVQFYNRVIDELMAHDIEPFVNLFHFDMPLEMQEIGGWENREVVDLFVEYANTCFELFGDRVKKWFTFNEPIVPVEGGYLYDFHYPNVVDAKRAIQVGYNTMIANAKSIKAFRFHQFDESQIGVILNLTPSYPRSQNPADLKASQIADLFFNRSFLDPAVLGKYPQELIKLLEEHGHLPQTEEGDAVLMEANTVDLLGVNYYQPRRVKAKDHLPNPYSPFMPDWFFDNYEMPGRKMNKYRGWEIYEKGIYDIMMNLKENYGNIESFVSENGMGVQDEGRFIQDGIIEDDYRIEFIKGHLQWLHQAIEEGCNAKGYHLWSFMDNWSWMNAYKNRYGFFSVDIETKERKPKKSAYFIKQVADKNGF